A region of Thermococcus barossii DNA encodes the following proteins:
- a CDS encoding tripartite tricarboxylate transporter permease, whose translation MLPLSDLLIWSLAGVLFGALISWIPGFHIFNIMALLVAVFGVGELMPVQAFPFFAIGAIVAYAYVSAISSVYFSVADESAVFLLFPTQRYLLLGRGHEAVLLYLIGAVAGTLFLVIGALFLFPRILPPIYQATSPYITYFLVAIVVFMFMSEWPKEGDRGRTPAERLWLAWRQIFGGILVFFLSGLLGFIVMNTNLLPTTSAYTRLTPMFIGFFGMSWVILNILSNPPMLEQVPDDRVESSLYNTLKATFGGALGGTIAAVYPIITGGMGALIAGHMTSQRGDDAFIISQGVNRVIYYVGAFTLLFLPQLRLTRGAAAWLVSSIYTPKSYAEYLAAIGAILLSAGISFLFTYYLSRFLAKSFNVVHIKKLSYVVAVTLVVISYLLTGPMGLAVLFVSTAIGLMAAAFNTRRSYCLGGLILPVLISMTGHTGYFMHLLGLG comes from the coding sequence ATGCTCCCCCTCTCTGACCTTTTAATCTGGTCCCTCGCGGGGGTGCTCTTCGGCGCCCTCATATCCTGGATTCCGGGCTTCCACATATTCAACATAATGGCCCTACTGGTGGCAGTCTTCGGCGTTGGCGAGCTGATGCCCGTCCAGGCCTTCCCCTTCTTCGCCATCGGCGCCATAGTCGCCTACGCCTACGTGAGCGCGATATCGAGCGTCTACTTCAGCGTCGCCGACGAGAGCGCCGTCTTCCTCCTCTTCCCCACACAGCGCTACCTCCTCCTCGGCAGGGGGCACGAGGCGGTCCTGCTCTACCTCATCGGAGCGGTAGCGGGGACCCTCTTCCTCGTGATCGGCGCGCTCTTCCTCTTCCCGAGGATCCTCCCGCCGATCTACCAGGCGACCAGCCCGTACATCACCTACTTCCTCGTTGCGATAGTGGTCTTCATGTTCATGAGCGAGTGGCCCAAGGAGGGAGACAGAGGAAGAACACCCGCTGAGAGGCTCTGGCTGGCTTGGAGGCAGATATTCGGTGGAATCCTCGTGTTCTTCCTCTCGGGCCTGCTGGGCTTCATAGTGATGAACACCAACCTCCTGCCGACGACGAGCGCCTACACCCGCCTTACCCCGATGTTCATAGGCTTCTTCGGAATGTCCTGGGTGATACTCAACATACTCTCCAACCCGCCGATGCTCGAGCAGGTTCCCGACGACAGGGTCGAGAGCAGCCTCTACAACACCCTCAAGGCCACCTTCGGCGGCGCCCTCGGAGGAACAATAGCGGCCGTCTACCCGATAATCACCGGTGGAATGGGAGCTTTGATAGCGGGCCACATGACCAGCCAGCGCGGAGACGACGCCTTCATCATAAGCCAGGGAGTGAACAGGGTCATCTACTACGTCGGAGCCTTCACGCTCCTCTTCCTGCCCCAGCTGAGGCTCACGAGGGGGGCCGCTGCATGGCTCGTCAGCTCAATCTACACTCCCAAGAGCTACGCGGAGTACCTGGCCGCGATAGGTGCCATACTGCTCAGCGCGGGCATAAGCTTCCTCTTCACCTACTACCTCTCCAGGTTCCTAGCCAAGAGCTTCAACGTCGTCCACATCAAGAAGCTCTCCTACGTAGTTGCAGTGACGCTCGTCGTGATAAGCTACCTCCTCACCGGCCCGATGGGGCTGGCGGTGCTCTTCGTCTCGACGGCGATAGGCCTGATGGCGGCTGCCTTCAACACCAGGAGGAGCTACTGCCTCGGTGGACTTATCCTGCCCGTGCTCATCAGCATGACCGGCCACACCGGCTACTTCATGCACCTGCTCGGACTGGGGTGA
- a CDS encoding OB-fold nucleic acid binding domain-containing protein — translation MTERKGEKKLYYHGLKEQKRLDVSRLKYLSLLLSVIGVAVLLVAAQSAQAPLVRVSDVYGNYLMNYAVVRINGTVVTVPYVSQTGGKLGITFTVDDGTGQIDVRVYSPLADEMIRRGLVPFPGDEITAEVQLRVRETYTYSMLQYLGGLEFRSKLYSENPPLVKSLTVNMSNTYVAVEGIVTGFSNVSSGYLLTVDTGDSSVSVLIPRVLLVFNNLSVKVGDTLYAPGIVYLYKGTSPEIVVRNLTQLSITPIEEAPLVPIGEASRYPGMVMAVEGTLAGITYENGRYALTLTDGQDYLDALVPREVLTNLNPFNASSESTVKVAGRMGDDGRLVAAYLEVVRPVKPEFRPIGTLTIDMRGSLVAVKGNIEEVDRIGSNLKLVIDDGTGRMDVFIPSATLAELSNETLAQLKVGLGVEVGGYLEEYRGRLEVVVYTREGIRALGEPVPPGEIELPRVTAGELGDYVNQLVDFVGSIDGLTYANGTYYLTVDGVKASLPREALLNLNPLKAGTGSQVVVRGLVIEEGLVKGQNLTVEEPIPPTPLRPEEVTIEMRGELVEVVGRVTDVANLSGNLKITIGELPVFVPRSTANGLTYVPAKGDLVRIGGYVEIYRDEPEVVLFNPASIQRVEETGPREGTVSELANATEPLFLTVTWDSIAYQKPDYALTFHDSTGSATLLVERSLLPNPLKAGTGSELRIVADPLSGRITSLNVTRAKPSPLVRTGSIDLSMKGKTVAVNGTVSSVFTLGSNLKLTVDDGSGGIAVFIPGGANLSVRKGQSVTVAGYVDEYNGEAEVIVYDLDAVVIGEEPVEGIEEITVSELPDATGKVNLTVTWDGLSYDKGYLMTIHDHTGSAELRVARELLPDPREAGTGSRLRITYDADAGEVVSITVVGAVPAEELRTGDVTLDLLGETVVVEGTITDVYTGSTFVKLTIDDGSGELVVFIPKSVAQPDLSEGQTVRVAGYVAEYKGVVEVIPYRADCIEVR, via the coding sequence ATGACCGAGAGGAAGGGTGAGAAGAAGCTCTATTATCACGGTCTGAAGGAACAGAAGAGACTCGACGTTTCGAGGCTCAAGTATCTCTCGCTCCTGCTCTCAGTTATCGGCGTTGCCGTTCTTCTCGTTGCCGCCCAGAGCGCCCAGGCACCGCTCGTAAGGGTGAGCGACGTCTACGGCAACTACCTGATGAACTACGCCGTGGTGAGGATAAACGGAACGGTCGTTACGGTTCCCTACGTCTCCCAGACCGGCGGAAAGCTCGGCATTACGTTCACGGTCGACGATGGAACCGGGCAGATCGACGTCCGCGTTTACTCCCCGCTGGCGGACGAGATGATAAGGAGGGGGCTCGTTCCCTTCCCCGGCGACGAGATAACGGCCGAGGTCCAGCTCCGCGTGAGGGAGACCTACACCTACTCGATGCTCCAGTACCTCGGCGGCCTGGAGTTCCGTTCGAAACTCTACTCTGAAAACCCACCTCTCGTCAAGTCCCTCACGGTTAACATGAGCAACACCTACGTGGCCGTCGAGGGCATCGTCACCGGGTTCTCCAACGTCAGCTCTGGCTACCTGCTGACCGTCGATACCGGCGATTCCTCCGTCTCGGTTCTCATCCCGAGGGTCCTCCTCGTCTTCAACAACCTCTCCGTCAAGGTCGGGGATACTCTCTACGCCCCGGGGATAGTCTACCTCTACAAGGGCACCTCGCCGGAGATAGTCGTCAGGAACCTCACTCAGCTGTCTATAACTCCCATCGAGGAGGCGCCGCTGGTGCCCATAGGCGAGGCATCCCGCTATCCTGGAATGGTCATGGCCGTTGAGGGGACGCTGGCCGGAATAACCTACGAGAACGGCCGCTACGCCCTCACCCTCACCGATGGTCAAGACTACCTCGATGCCCTCGTGCCGCGCGAGGTTCTCACGAACCTCAACCCCTTCAACGCCTCCAGCGAGAGCACGGTCAAGGTTGCGGGGAGAATGGGGGACGACGGCAGGCTCGTCGCGGCTTACCTTGAAGTCGTCAGGCCCGTGAAACCCGAGTTCAGGCCGATAGGGACGCTGACCATCGACATGCGCGGCTCGTTGGTGGCGGTGAAGGGTAACATCGAGGAGGTTGACAGGATAGGCTCGAACCTCAAGCTGGTCATCGACGACGGCACCGGAAGGATGGACGTCTTCATACCCTCGGCCACCCTCGCCGAGCTCTCGAACGAGACCCTGGCCCAGCTCAAAGTCGGCCTCGGCGTGGAGGTCGGGGGCTATCTGGAGGAGTACCGTGGAAGGCTCGAGGTTGTCGTTTACACCAGAGAAGGGATTAGGGCCCTCGGAGAGCCGGTTCCACCTGGCGAGATAGAGCTCCCGAGAGTGACCGCAGGTGAGCTCGGGGACTACGTTAACCAGCTCGTGGACTTCGTCGGCTCCATCGATGGCCTGACCTACGCAAACGGCACCTACTACCTCACAGTGGACGGCGTCAAGGCTTCTCTCCCGAGGGAGGCCCTGCTGAACCTCAACCCTCTCAAGGCCGGAACCGGAAGTCAGGTCGTCGTCAGGGGCCTCGTCATCGAGGAGGGCCTGGTGAAGGGACAGAACCTCACCGTTGAGGAACCGATTCCACCGACCCCGCTCAGGCCGGAGGAGGTCACAATCGAGATGAGGGGAGAGCTGGTTGAGGTGGTGGGCAGGGTCACGGACGTGGCCAACCTCAGCGGCAACCTCAAGATAACCATCGGCGAGCTGCCTGTCTTCGTGCCGCGCTCAACCGCCAACGGGCTGACCTACGTCCCGGCCAAGGGCGACCTGGTGCGGATCGGCGGATACGTTGAGATATACCGCGACGAGCCCGAGGTGGTGCTCTTCAACCCGGCCTCGATCCAGAGGGTCGAGGAAACCGGCCCGAGGGAGGGCACGGTCTCCGAACTCGCGAACGCCACGGAGCCGCTCTTCCTGACGGTCACGTGGGACTCAATTGCCTACCAGAAACCAGACTACGCCCTGACCTTCCACGACTCCACCGGAAGCGCAACCCTGCTCGTCGAGCGCTCCCTCCTGCCCAACCCGCTCAAGGCCGGAACCGGGAGCGAGCTGAGAATCGTAGCCGACCCGCTCTCCGGCAGGATAACTTCCCTCAACGTCACCAGGGCCAAGCCATCACCGCTGGTTAGGACGGGCTCAATAGACCTCTCGATGAAGGGCAAGACCGTGGCCGTGAACGGGACGGTTTCGAGCGTCTTCACCCTCGGAAGCAACCTCAAGCTGACGGTAGATGACGGGAGCGGTGGAATAGCGGTCTTCATACCCGGTGGTGCCAACCTGAGCGTCAGGAAGGGCCAGAGCGTCACCGTAGCCGGCTACGTGGACGAGTACAACGGCGAGGCCGAGGTTATAGTCTACGACCTCGATGCCGTGGTTATCGGGGAGGAACCCGTGGAGGGAATAGAGGAGATAACCGTCTCGGAGCTTCCGGACGCGACCGGGAAGGTGAACCTCACCGTCACCTGGGACGGGCTGAGCTACGATAAGGGCTACCTGATGACGATTCACGACCACACGGGGAGCGCCGAGCTCAGGGTTGCGAGGGAACTCCTCCCGGACCCGAGGGAGGCGGGAACAGGAAGCAGGCTGAGGATAACCTACGACGCCGACGCCGGCGAGGTGGTTTCCATAACCGTCGTTGGAGCGGTTCCGGCGGAGGAATTAAGGACGGGCGACGTCACCCTCGACCTCCTCGGGGAGACCGTGGTCGTTGAGGGGACCATCACGGACGTCTACACCGGCAGCACCTTCGTCAAGCTGACCATCGACGACGGAAGCGGAGAGCTGGTGGTTTTCATACCCAAGAGCGTGGCCCAGCCCGACCTCAGCGAGGGCCAGACTGTCAGGGTTGCCGGCTACGTCGCCGAGTACAAGGGGGTCGTCGAGGTGATCCCCTACAGGGCCGACTGCATCGAGGTGAGGTGA
- a CDS encoding alpha/beta hydrolase family protein, producing MSGIEWDEKTFSRFAYLNDPRIRGNLVAYTLTKANLKEDKYESTVVVEDIETGSRRFIENASMPRLSPDGRKIAFTRANEEKKETEVWVADVQTLSAKKVLSTKNVRSLQWNDDSRRLLVVGFKRRDDDDFVFDSEVPFWFDGMGFLDGEKTTFWVLDTESEEILEEIEKPRFSSGIWHGDAIVINVPHREGSKPALFKFHDIYLWKDGEEERLFERVSFEAIDSDGERILLRGKREKRFISEHDWLYIWDGELKAIYEGPLDVWGAKLTDGKVYFLTPDAGSVNLWLWDGKAERVVIGNHWIYGLDASGGKALLLIMTTTRIGELYLYDGELRQLTDYNGPIFARLKTFEPRHFRFRSKDLGIDGWYLKPELKENEKAPVIVFVHGGPKGMYGHRFVYEMQLMASKGYYVVFVNPRGSDGYTEDFALRVLERTGLEDFEDIMAGIEEFFRLEPQTDRERVGITGISYGGYMTNWALTQSDLFKAGISENGISYWLTSYAFSDIGLWYDVEVIGPNPLENENYRRLSPLFYAENVKAPILLIHSLEDYRCPLDQSLMFYNVLKDMGKEAYIAVFRRGPHGHSVRGSPKHRAKRYRLFIEFFERKLRRYEEGFEVEKILKES from the coding sequence ATGAGCGGTATCGAATGGGACGAGAAGACCTTTTCTCGCTTTGCCTACCTGAACGACCCGAGGATAAGGGGAAACCTCGTAGCCTACACCCTCACCAAGGCCAACCTGAAGGAGGACAAATACGAGAGCACGGTCGTCGTTGAGGACATTGAGACCGGCTCAAGGCGCTTCATCGAGAACGCCTCCATGCCGAGGCTCTCTCCCGATGGAAGGAAGATAGCCTTCACAAGGGCAAACGAGGAGAAAAAGGAAACCGAGGTGTGGGTTGCCGACGTCCAGACCCTCAGCGCCAAAAAGGTTCTCTCAACCAAAAACGTCCGCTCGCTCCAGTGGAATGACGATTCGAGGCGCCTTTTGGTTGTCGGCTTCAAGCGCAGGGATGACGACGACTTCGTCTTTGACAGCGAAGTTCCCTTCTGGTTCGACGGCATGGGCTTCCTCGACGGGGAGAAAACAACATTCTGGGTTCTCGACACCGAAAGCGAGGAAATCCTTGAGGAGATTGAAAAGCCGAGATTTTCAAGCGGAATCTGGCACGGCGATGCCATAGTCATCAACGTCCCCCACAGGGAAGGCTCCAAGCCGGCCCTCTTCAAGTTCCACGACATCTACCTCTGGAAGGACGGCGAGGAGGAGAGGCTCTTCGAGCGCGTTTCCTTCGAGGCCATCGACTCCGACGGGGAAAGGATACTCCTGAGGGGCAAGAGGGAAAAGCGGTTCATCAGCGAGCACGACTGGCTCTACATATGGGACGGGGAGCTTAAGGCCATCTACGAGGGCCCGCTTGACGTCTGGGGAGCGAAGCTGACCGACGGGAAGGTCTACTTCCTCACTCCGGACGCTGGAAGCGTGAACCTCTGGCTCTGGGACGGAAAGGCCGAGAGGGTCGTTATAGGCAACCACTGGATTTACGGGCTGGATGCGAGCGGGGGCAAAGCCCTGCTCCTAATAATGACGACAACGCGCATAGGCGAGCTCTACCTCTACGACGGTGAACTGAGACAACTGACGGACTACAACGGGCCGATATTCGCCAGGCTAAAGACCTTCGAGCCGAGGCACTTCAGGTTCAGGAGCAAGGACTTGGGGATAGACGGCTGGTACCTGAAGCCCGAGCTGAAGGAGAACGAGAAGGCCCCGGTGATAGTCTTCGTCCACGGCGGACCGAAGGGGATGTACGGCCACCGCTTCGTCTACGAGATGCAGCTGATGGCGAGCAAGGGCTACTACGTCGTCTTCGTGAACCCGCGCGGCAGCGACGGCTACACCGAGGACTTCGCGCTCCGTGTTCTGGAGAGAACTGGCTTAGAAGACTTCGAGGACATAATGGCCGGAATCGAGGAGTTCTTCAGGCTTGAGCCCCAGACCGATCGCGAAAGGGTTGGCATAACGGGCATAAGCTACGGCGGCTACATGACCAACTGGGCGCTAACTCAGTCGGACCTCTTCAAGGCAGGGATAAGCGAGAACGGCATAAGCTACTGGCTTACCAGCTACGCCTTTTCGGACATCGGCCTCTGGTACGACGTCGAGGTCATCGGCCCGAACCCGCTCGAAAACGAGAACTACCGCAGGTTAAGCCCCCTCTTCTATGCGGAGAACGTCAAGGCCCCGATACTCCTTATCCACTCCCTTGAGGACTACCGCTGCCCCCTCGACCAGAGCCTCATGTTCTACAACGTGCTGAAGGATATGGGCAAGGAGGCCTATATAGCGGTCTTCAGGCGCGGTCCACATGGCCACAGCGTCCGTGGAAGTCCGAAACACAGGGCAAAGCGCTACAGGCTCTTCATCGAGTTCTTCGAGAGGAAGCTGAGGAGGTACGAGGAGGGCTTTGAAGTGGAGAAGATACTCAAGGAAAGCTGA
- a CDS encoding serine/threonine protein kinase: MFDHLISGAQLERFYSHLRGLGFEEIGPYAKGTTSLIFRARLDEKNVIIKLQRPDSPRQNFAREAGIIRAVEPFGVTPPLVTYGVFEGLEYLVREFAEGEIILHAEIEKRHLFEIVEKTALLDRLSLDHGQIQGGKHIIIGERVYLIDFEKANWRKPKNLTSAMAMLFLSDNYISRRVRKKFGIDGYFLREMRNELGVYKRTGRLSGLLSLLSRL, encoded by the coding sequence ATGTTCGACCACCTGATAAGCGGAGCTCAATTAGAGCGATTTTACTCTCACCTGAGAGGGCTTGGATTTGAGGAAATCGGCCCCTACGCCAAGGGCACCACGAGCCTAATCTTCCGGGCCAGGTTAGATGAAAAAAACGTCATTATAAAGCTTCAACGGCCTGACTCTCCGAGGCAGAACTTCGCGAGGGAGGCCGGGATTATCCGCGCGGTGGAGCCATTTGGAGTAACCCCACCGCTTGTGACCTACGGCGTCTTCGAGGGCCTTGAGTACCTCGTCCGGGAGTTTGCGGAGGGGGAAATAATCCTCCACGCCGAGATTGAAAAGCGCCACCTCTTCGAGATAGTCGAGAAAACGGCCTTACTCGATAGGCTCAGCCTCGACCACGGTCAGATTCAGGGCGGCAAGCACATAATAATCGGTGAGCGCGTTTACCTGATCGACTTCGAGAAGGCCAACTGGAGGAAGCCGAAGAACCTTACATCCGCGATGGCAATGCTTTTCCTCAGCGATAACTACATCTCGCGCCGCGTTAGGAAGAAGTTTGGAATCGATGGGTACTTTTTGCGGGAGATGAGGAACGAGCTCGGGGTTTACAAGAGAACGGGCCGGCTATCGGGCCTTCTGAGCCTTCTTTCTCGCCTTTAG
- a CDS encoding Lrp/AsnC family transcriptional regulator: MVTAFILMVTAAGKEREVMEKLLAMPEVKEAYVVYGEYDLVVKVETDTLKDLDQFITEKIRKMSEIQMTSTMIAI; this comes from the coding sequence ATGGTGACGGCTTTTATTTTGATGGTGACGGCCGCTGGAAAGGAAAGGGAAGTTATGGAGAAGCTTCTCGCCATGCCGGAGGTTAAGGAGGCTTACGTGGTCTACGGCGAGTACGACCTCGTCGTAAAGGTAGAGACCGACACCCTAAAGGACCTTGACCAGTTCATCACGGAGAAGATAAGGAAGATGTCCGAGATACAGATGACCTCGACGATGATAGCCATCTGA
- a CDS encoding TIGR00153 family protein — MQVWTKLFAKSPFKPLIKHADVVLNTVETLEKALQYWYEGNYEEMKKIAIEVDRLEDVADRIKEEIRDSLSSKLMMAVAREDVLIYLHMQDKVADAAEDTAKWLLIKRPDGIPTEVKDIILQMGTESIKAAKLVHEAIVQMDRVIESGFTEGEIEREYEIIRQIESVENKIDDLDTKLMQLVFENADSMSWGDGFYILNIARTLSNISDKAKDAAERIRLMMNK, encoded by the coding sequence ATGCAGGTCTGGACGAAGCTCTTCGCGAAGAGCCCCTTCAAGCCCCTCATAAAGCATGCTGATGTGGTGCTCAACACCGTTGAGACCCTGGAGAAGGCCCTCCAGTACTGGTACGAGGGGAACTACGAGGAGATGAAGAAGATAGCCATCGAGGTTGACCGCTTGGAGGACGTTGCCGACAGGATAAAGGAGGAGATAAGGGATTCCCTCAGCTCAAAGCTCATGATGGCGGTGGCGAGGGAGGATGTCCTCATCTATCTCCACATGCAGGACAAGGTTGCCGATGCCGCTGAGGACACCGCGAAGTGGCTGCTCATCAAGAGGCCCGATGGCATTCCAACGGAGGTCAAGGACATAATCCTTCAGATGGGCACGGAGAGCATCAAGGCGGCAAAACTCGTCCACGAGGCGATAGTTCAGATGGACCGCGTCATTGAGAGCGGCTTTACCGAGGGTGAGATAGAGCGGGAGTATGAGATAATCCGGCAGATAGAGAGCGTTGAGAACAAGATAGACGACCTGGATACAAAGCTGATGCAGCTGGTCTTTGAGAACGCCGATTCGATGAGCTGGGGAGACGGGTTCTACATCCTCAACATCGCCAGAACGCTCAGCAACATCTCGGACAAGGCGAAGGATGCCGCCGAGAGGATAAGGCTCATGATGAACAAGTGA
- a CDS encoding inorganic phosphate transporter yields the protein MAWAIGANDAANSMSTAVGAKAITPKQAVIIAGVLEFAGAYFFGKSVTETIRKGILDPTMITEPNVLVYGSVAALLAATIWLIIATKFGLPVSTTHSIIGGIAGYGIVYAGTAIVNWGKMGQVVLSWILSPIIGAIMAYFIFKALTKSIFERKDPVRSARIWSPFWIGLAFVVIGTMFYIKVLHGKDLKTGVLMYGIPLGVIVFVVTYFLIKLRFPSSDPFIGVEAIFRKVQVITSGYVALAHGANDVANAIGPVAAVYAVATMGLGGLLVPVPKWILAMGGLGIAVGVATYGYKVMETVGKKITELTNTRGFTIDFSAATVVLAASWLGLPISTTHTVVGAVIGIGLARGVKAINKNIVRDIIISWFVTVPVAGLISAAIFKFLMMVG from the coding sequence ATGGCGTGGGCGATAGGTGCCAATGATGCGGCCAACTCTATGAGCACCGCCGTGGGTGCGAAGGCCATAACCCCGAAGCAGGCCGTTATAATAGCCGGCGTCCTTGAGTTTGCTGGTGCCTACTTCTTCGGAAAGAGCGTCACCGAAACGATAAGGAAGGGCATCCTCGACCCCACGATGATAACGGAGCCAAACGTGCTCGTTTACGGCTCGGTTGCGGCCCTTCTCGCGGCTACGATATGGCTGATCATCGCCACTAAATTCGGCCTGCCCGTCTCGACGACCCACTCAATAATCGGAGGCATAGCGGGCTATGGAATAGTGTACGCCGGAACGGCCATAGTCAACTGGGGTAAGATGGGGCAGGTTGTCCTCAGCTGGATTCTCTCCCCCATAATCGGAGCCATAATGGCCTACTTTATTTTCAAAGCCCTAACGAAGAGCATATTCGAGAGAAAGGACCCGGTTAGAAGTGCCCGTATCTGGTCGCCCTTCTGGATCGGCCTGGCGTTTGTTGTCATAGGGACCATGTTCTACATCAAGGTTCTCCACGGGAAGGATCTCAAAACCGGGGTTCTCATGTACGGCATCCCGCTGGGTGTAATCGTGTTCGTGGTGACATACTTCCTCATAAAGCTCCGCTTTCCGAGCAGCGACCCGTTCATAGGGGTCGAGGCGATATTCAGGAAGGTTCAGGTCATCACCTCCGGCTACGTCGCTCTCGCCCACGGTGCCAACGACGTCGCCAACGCAATCGGCCCGGTCGCGGCGGTCTATGCGGTGGCCACAATGGGACTGGGGGGTCTGCTGGTTCCTGTTCCCAAGTGGATACTCGCCATGGGTGGTCTTGGAATAGCGGTCGGTGTTGCCACCTACGGTTACAAGGTTATGGAAACGGTTGGCAAGAAGATAACCGAACTGACCAACACGAGGGGTTTCACCATAGATTTTTCTGCCGCAACCGTTGTTCTCGCCGCCAGCTGGCTTGGACTTCCAATCTCGACGACCCACACGGTCGTTGGTGCGGTCATAGGAATAGGCCTGGCCAGGGGAGTAAAGGCAATAAACAAGAACATCGTTAGGGACATAATAATCTCCTGGTTCGTCACGGTTCCAGTGGCGGGTCTAATCAGTGCCGCCATATTCAAGTTCCTGATGATGGTGGGGTGA
- a CDS encoding metallophosphoesterase family protein — translation MKKAVFAFILVLIVLASGCISSGGPSQTSTTTSPTSGIDFGSYEKGQVLAQWKSLADVSKVYVSEGYEDMARQYFPNAQILPASQYDGGVAILSPADARELLRGKPILITVSDYFGYVVYKLGLKFVGPDKGVFAAFNQDGKPYFVFTGTGKAGAGAAVRYALDLAAGKAPNADDVLRSGEFEGVVLKVIGDNNWDGVPDDGEHWYLSSFKTWEPFIYNWRVVDGENVTVEGGFIRLVNGSTVYIHALGFNVSVDVKDPKNVELTYVIENVNPSVLELPDGAETGDTWVRLSTSETSFHLAPKELGDYRVIAFGDHRSDGGKEPPEVFLKIRDGINSEDAVFVIDGGDLVYSGKVDEWAALLKEWKWNKPIFLAPGNHEYRGEGVNVYHMFFGPDDYSFALGDYYYIFINDVENDYGLSDEVFAWLEGELEKAKDAGKRPVLVLHAPPIDPRPEGDHAMNPEDGKRLLALMKEYNAFGIFSHIHIYWYGEEDGVQMLITGGGGAPLYAPPDQGGFYHYVRLSMGANGNIGVEPVKVNP, via the coding sequence ATGAAGAAAGCCGTTTTTGCCTTCATTCTGGTTTTGATTGTGCTGGCCTCGGGCTGCATCAGTTCGGGTGGACCGAGCCAGACCTCAACAACCACAAGCCCTACCAGCGGAATAGACTTCGGAAGCTACGAGAAGGGTCAGGTTCTGGCGCAGTGGAAGAGCCTGGCGGACGTTTCGAAGGTCTATGTAAGTGAGGGCTACGAGGATATGGCTAGGCAATACTTTCCGAACGCCCAAATTCTTCCCGCTAGCCAGTACGACGGTGGCGTCGCGATACTCTCACCAGCCGACGCCAGGGAACTGCTGAGGGGCAAACCGATACTCATAACGGTCAGTGACTACTTCGGCTACGTGGTCTACAAGCTTGGCCTCAAGTTCGTCGGCCCTGACAAGGGTGTCTTCGCCGCCTTCAACCAGGATGGCAAGCCCTATTTCGTGTTCACCGGAACGGGCAAGGCCGGCGCAGGTGCGGCCGTGAGGTACGCCCTGGACCTGGCGGCAGGAAAGGCCCCCAACGCGGACGATGTTCTCAGGAGCGGGGAGTTTGAGGGCGTCGTTCTGAAGGTCATAGGGGACAACAACTGGGACGGCGTTCCAGACGACGGAGAGCACTGGTATCTAAGTTCCTTTAAGACGTGGGAGCCCTTTATTTACAACTGGCGGGTCGTTGACGGTGAGAACGTCACTGTTGAAGGAGGCTTCATACGGCTTGTCAACGGCTCAACGGTCTACATTCACGCTCTTGGTTTCAACGTCAGTGTTGACGTTAAAGACCCGAAGAACGTTGAGCTGACCTACGTCATCGAGAACGTTAACCCCTCCGTCCTTGAGCTCCCTGACGGGGCTGAAACGGGGGACACGTGGGTCAGGCTGAGCACTTCGGAGACTTCCTTCCACCTTGCCCCGAAGGAGCTGGGGGATTACAGGGTGATAGCCTTCGGCGACCACAGGTCCGACGGCGGGAAGGAGCCGCCGGAGGTCTTCCTGAAGATACGGGACGGAATAAACTCCGAAGATGCTGTCTTCGTAATCGACGGCGGCGACCTCGTCTATTCCGGCAAGGTTGACGAGTGGGCGGCCCTGCTGAAGGAGTGGAAGTGGAACAAGCCGATATTCCTTGCCCCAGGTAACCACGAGTACCGCGGGGAGGGAGTGAACGTCTACCACATGTTCTTCGGCCCGGACGACTATTCCTTCGCCCTCGGGGATTACTACTACATCTTCATAAACGACGTTGAAAACGACTACGGGCTCAGCGATGAGGTCTTTGCCTGGCTTGAAGGGGAGCTGGAGAAGGCGAAGGATGCCGGAAAGAGGCCCGTCCTGGTTCTCCACGCCCCGCCAATAGACCCCAGGCCTGAGGGAGACCACGCCATGAACCCGGAGGACGGCAAGAGGCTCCTGGCCCTCATGAAGGAGTACAACGCCTTCGGAATCTTCAGCCACATCCACATCTACTGGTACGGCGAGGAGGACGGCGTCCAGATGCTCATAACCGGCGGCGGAGGGGCACCGCTCTACGCGCCTCCCGACCAGGGAGGTTTCTACCACTACGTCAGGCTATCGATGGGGGCCAATGGAAACATAGGGGTCGAACCCGTGAAGGTGAACCCCTGA
- a CDS encoding cupin domain-containing protein: MFVGHYKDVPEKDTGFDGVTIRWLVSPKLGAKNYAMRYFVLRKGAEIPIHQHDWEHEIFIVRGEGIITNGKEDFHVREGNFLYVPPNEPHGYRATGETLEFLCIIPAKKEAIPEDEWA; this comes from the coding sequence ATGTTCGTCGGACACTACAAGGATGTCCCCGAGAAGGACACCGGTTTTGATGGAGTAACCATCAGATGGCTCGTTTCTCCGAAGCTCGGCGCAAAGAACTACGCCATGCGCTACTTCGTCCTCAGGAAGGGGGCAGAGATCCCAATCCACCAGCACGACTGGGAGCACGAGATATTCATCGTGAGGGGAGAGGGGATAATCACCAACGGAAAGGAAGATTTCCACGTCAGGGAGGGTAACTTCCTCTACGTCCCGCCCAACGAGCCCCATGGCTACAGGGCGACCGGGGAAACGCTGGAGTTCCTCTGCATAATCCCCGCCAAAAAGGAGGCAATCCCCGAGGACGAATGGGCTTAG